Proteins from a genomic interval of Cheilinus undulatus linkage group 15, ASM1832078v1, whole genome shotgun sequence:
- the LOC121522481 gene encoding CD209 antigen-like protein C isoform X1 yields the protein MAEMQEIYANIEDEILDYGKPRTIQTSPESSQKTFYGPIALFLGLLNVLLLAGIIVLGFLYSARHSSAELSTIKANLTDRLRATDQQLSLLTEQRDLLNVSLTNTRREMEKLQSLSKQKKTCPAGWVMFQCSCYLFSTQKTSWDRSRRDCRNRDADLVVIDSSEEQEFLTNNLMDWTWIGLSDKENESTWKWTDGTLLTQGYWLRGQPDNGGGHAVYGEEDCAHFRNNGKKEANWNDVKCDSTMLWICEK from the exons ATGGCAGAAATGCAGGAAATCTACGCCAATATTGAAGATGAAATACTTGACTATGGAAAGCCTCGGACCATTCAGACAA GTCCTGAGAGctcacaaaaaacattttacggCCCTATTGCTCTTTTTCTGGGACTGCTAAATGTTCTCCTGCTGGCTGGGATCATCGTCCTCGGCTTCCTCT ACTCAGCTCGTCATTCATCTGCAGAGCTCTCCACCATCAAAGCCAATCTAACCGACCGCCTCCGGGCCACAGATCAGCAGCTGTCCTTACTGACTGAACAGAGGGACCTTCTGAATGTCAGCCTCACCAACACgaggagagagatggagaagcTTCAGAGTTTGTCCAAACAGA AGAAAACTTGCCCTGCAGGATGGGTGATGTTCCAGTGTTCCTGTTATCtcttttcaacacaaaaaacCTCTTGGGACAGAAGCAGGCGAGACTGCAGAAACAGAGACGCAGATCTTGTGGTCATTGACAGTTCTGAGGAACAg GAATTCCTCACTAACAACCTCATGGATTGGACTTGGATTGGTCTGAGTGACAAAGAGAATGAAAGCACCTGGAAATGGACAGATGGCACCCTGCTGACTCAGGG ATACTGGTTGAGAGGGCAGCCTGATAATGGAGGAGGACATGCAGTATATGGTGAAGAAGACTGTGCTCACTTCAGAAACAATGGTAAAAAAGAGGCGAATTGGAATGATGTGAAATGTGATTCAACTATGCTGTGGATTTGTGAAAAATAG
- the LOC121522481 gene encoding CD209 antigen-like protein C isoform X2, translated as MAEMQEIYANIEDEILDYGKPRTIQTNSARHSSAELSTIKANLTDRLRATDQQLSLLTEQRDLLNVSLTNTRREMEKLQSLSKQKKTCPAGWVMFQCSCYLFSTQKTSWDRSRRDCRNRDADLVVIDSSEEQEFLTNNLMDWTWIGLSDKENESTWKWTDGTLLTQGYWLRGQPDNGGGHAVYGEEDCAHFRNNGKKEANWNDVKCDSTMLWICEK; from the exons ATGGCAGAAATGCAGGAAATCTACGCCAATATTGAAGATGAAATACTTGACTATGGAAAGCCTCGGACCATTCAGACAA ACTCAGCTCGTCATTCATCTGCAGAGCTCTCCACCATCAAAGCCAATCTAACCGACCGCCTCCGGGCCACAGATCAGCAGCTGTCCTTACTGACTGAACAGAGGGACCTTCTGAATGTCAGCCTCACCAACACgaggagagagatggagaagcTTCAGAGTTTGTCCAAACAGA AGAAAACTTGCCCTGCAGGATGGGTGATGTTCCAGTGTTCCTGTTATCtcttttcaacacaaaaaacCTCTTGGGACAGAAGCAGGCGAGACTGCAGAAACAGAGACGCAGATCTTGTGGTCATTGACAGTTCTGAGGAACAg GAATTCCTCACTAACAACCTCATGGATTGGACTTGGATTGGTCTGAGTGACAAAGAGAATGAAAGCACCTGGAAATGGACAGATGGCACCCTGCTGACTCAGGG ATACTGGTTGAGAGGGCAGCCTGATAATGGAGGAGGACATGCAGTATATGGTGAAGAAGACTGTGCTCACTTCAGAAACAATGGTAAAAAAGAGGCGAATTGGAATGATGTGAAATGTGATTCAACTATGCTGTGGATTTGTGAAAAATAG